The Neospora caninum Liverpool complete genome, chromosome X genome includes a region encoding these proteins:
- a CDS encoding putative sec23/Sec24 helical domain-containing protein, translated as MQLPYPQQYAAPACNGDMQAGSPPQQHGQQYDASSIVSQVPPPDTRAVPQPSYYTPHQPAVHWSQQPSQSSVCVPEQGVPQAVSYTGAAPTYAPPVQVNPVSAFPPETCPGAGGYSHPPAQVRGNDPSPFPTQTFPNYPSDGNSSQASASLPHARSVSTPAPAAPVQQPVRLAADPVNPAGYIFQGHQRGQDGGQRVQGDTGRGSEMQREACASPYPEFQRHSNPPAYGGVAPQSLADGRGPAVPVENDRFQPAQGVVHASGEQSARGMKQDAFAHQSPQHGVPTPLRQRAAGDGGCRAPGLEQLSTPLGSAEGRPERPTPPLEGMAIQQNFGSADDVSGDRGLPSASLLAVQNQSQTGTASSQGAGHAQQGDYPSATGTPYYSSRPGDSVSQRHEGGYTGMSGSSCSSSQSQSQLGGLGPGYPSSGPLQERQHQPPPQTASPPQPQSSSLSTSSRRRPSPEPSVPASSASSLDRSSRAGLQSTSSLAAPAAPHSSQPGGTETTSGDSSGAAPPRMSTLTRAVNSRIDPCQVPRPEGRSETVTQEGGRVYESDKYNLPPNPCSVYTVLDRGSCSCRYVRCTLNHIPAFSHTLSLSSLLFGVLVQPFAQKGSCEEPIPIVDLTEASPLFTYHLSGKRSGALQGGSAEGRKGASAGKHASDGPVRCPRCRSYINPFMAWASGGNECVCNLCDHHFLLPEYYMEALHLYRSQIHGDGRATGLDCDRNGEPRGRQARPAGIERHELWKGSVDFVAPPAFEAKLEARKKTGENPTFSDPRTGRAQTAAPAETSGESPSAPSVPGTGPFDSQELPVAALSWSERRAREAEAESKLLQRFPCVVFVLDISTAALRSNLANSCLHALAELLRTTQGTLRVQIALILYADRLVFFPRKRQVRPRQSAAAPRDDGDGSYGSQEPREGEATLPGQTGPAAGDAGDTHAQTDAKPGKIQAVFVSDVDDPFMPAPIDLLFFSPHQYPELLALLEELPKLLGELSGDSGDRSVGNAALRAAVDLVCDRGAGGMVEIFYASPPNHGVGALKTDPMGKVTTGVGGASFEFQQREFYEGLLRDCSGGGVCVDVHAYPSTRNAKMLLQTLGSIATHTGGKVFYQHDFLWNRDYRRIYEDLHRLLTSPLAFMCEAKLRTSTGVAVDKILAPFGGPRVLYDQTAFRIPRMDADLTVAFLCKHTQQLDSVKQVYVQFVCAYTPLQPLESGRSSDASCEASPPRRYLRVHTLSMPVTFSLSSLFRFAEVESTVAVMARLAAKMVLHSEKDWREKTMEPLVAILHAYRANCASTSSAGQLILPDSLKLLPIYIMALFKHAAFRSSEVREDERIWHLVRFMGLPVHAYPSLLYPRVFPIHRSYLEKAREKKMLQRAGLPTGVGDNVYLPDSLAATGVKISSDGVFLCDVGTALFLYVGQHVKPEYLAALFGDGAVVTEENAPFLQLRTDGDSAGSLVSRIVGQIRKDKATLPYLPLRVVSANSLDETRLLTHLVEDAIAGEVCYVDFLCSLHKMVHNKLES; from the exons ATGCAGCTCCCGTATCCGCAACAGTACGCAGCCCCTGCATGCAATGGCGACATGCAGGCGGGCTCTCCGCCGCAGCAGCATGGGCAGCAATATGACGCCTCGTCCATTGTCTCTCAGGTTCCGCCCCCGGACACCCGAGCCGTGCCTCAGCCATCGTATTACACGCCTCACCAGCCAGCTGTGCACTGGTCGCAACAGCCTTCTCAGTCGTCTGTCTGTGTGCCTGAACAGGGCGTTCCCCAGGCGGTCTCCTATACCGGCGCTGCGCCTACATATGCGCCGCCGGTCCAAGTGAATCCGGTGTCTGCTTTCCCTCCGGAAACGTGTCCTGGGGCCGGCGGCTATTCGCATCCACCTGCACAAGTTCGAGGGAATGACCCCAGTCCATTCCCTACTCAGACCTTCCCAAATTATCCGTCAGACGGCAACAGCAGCCAGGcgagcgcgtctctgccgcatgcacggaGTGTGTCTACGCCGGCGCCAGCCGCGCCTGTTCAGCAGCCAGTGCGCCTTGCGGCCGACCCCGTGAATCCAGCTGGGTACATCTTTCAAGGCCACCAGAGAGGTCAGGATGGAGGCCAACGCGTCCAAGGTGACACCGGGCGGGGGAGCGAAATGCAAAGGGaggcgtgcgcgtctccctaCCCCGAGTTCCAGAGGCACTCCAACCCGCCTGCATACGGAGGAGTGGCGCCACAGAGCCTCGCTGATGGCCGGGGCCCAGCCGTGCCTGTCGAAAACGACAGATTTCAGCCGGCACAAGGTGTGGTCCACGCCTCCGGCGAGCAGAGTGCACGGGGCATGAAGCAGGACGCGTTTGCGCATCAGTCTCCGCAACACGGTGTGCCTACACCGCTTCGCCAGCgagcggcaggagacggagggtGTCGGGCACCGGGTCTCGAGCAGCTCTCTACGCCCCTTGGGTCCGCTGAAGGTCGACCGGAACGGCCAACACCGCCGCTTGAAGGGATGGCGATTCAGCAGAACTTTGGATCGGCAGACGACGTCTCTGGCGACAGGGGGTTGCCAagtgcctctctcttggctGTCCAAAACCAGTCACAGACAGGAACGGCGTCAAGTCAGGGGGCTGGCCACGCCCAACAAGGAGACTATCCAAGTGCTACAGGTACGCCGTACTACTCGTCGCGGCCGGGAGACTCCGTTTCTCAAAGACACGAAGGAGGGTATACAGGAATGTCTGGGAGCTCGTGTTCTTCGTCCCAGTCTCAAAGCCAGTTGGGTGGACTTGGTCCAGGTTATCCGTCCTCTGGCCCTCTCCAGGAGCGGCAGCACCAGCCGCCTCCGCAGACGGCGTCGCCCCCTCAACCccagtcttcttccctttcaaCCAGTTCCCGCCGGAGACCGTCGCCCGAGCCTTCTGTAcctgcttcgtctgcttcgtctctggaTCGGTCCTCACGAGCTGGGCTTCAGAGCACTTCGTCGCTGGCGGCGCCAGCCGCACCACACAGCTCACAGCCGGgcgggacggagacgactTCGGGAGACTCTTcaggcgcggcgccgccgcgcatGTCGACGCTCACGCGAGCAGTTAATTCGCGGATTGATCCCTGCCAAGTTCCCCGGCCCGAGGGGCGGAGCGAGACAGTGACCCAGGAGGGTGGACGCGTCTACGAGTCGGACAAGTACAACCTCCCGCCCAATCCGTGCAGTGTATATACAGTTCTGGATCGCGGGAGTTGCTCCTGTCGCTACGTGCGCTGCACATTGAACCACATTCCTGCCTTTTCCCACAcgctttccctttcgtcgcttctctttggTGTCCTCGTCCAGCCCTTTGCGCAGAAAGGCTCATGCGAAGAACCCATCCCGATTGTTGATCTCACCGAGGCCTCCCCGCTGTTCACGTACCACTTGAGTGGGAAACGTTCCGGCGCGCTCCAGGGTGGCTCCGCCGAGGGTCGGAAAGGGGCGAGCGCGGGGAAGCACGCCTCTGACGGCCCTGTCCGGTGTCCGCGGTGTCGGTCGTACATCAATCCCTTCATGGCCTGGGCGTCTGGGGGCAACGAGTGCGTATGCAACCTCTGCGATCACCACTTCCTTCTGCCCGAGTACTACATGGAGGCACTGCACCTGTATCGGTCGCAGATTCATGGCGACGGCCGCGCGACTGGGCTCGACTGCGACCGAAACGGCGAGCCGCGTGGCCGGCAGGCGAGGCCTGCAGGGATCGAACGCCACGAACTGTGGAAGGGCAGTGTCGACTTTGTCGCGCCTCCGGCGTTTGAAGCGAAACTTGAGGCTCGGaaaaaaactggagagaacCCGACTTTCAGCGACCCGCGAACCGGTCGGGCGCAGACTGCTGCGCCAGCAGAGACTTCAGGCGAGTCTCCCAGCGCTCCGTCTGTGCCAGGAACGGGGCCTTTCGATTCTCAGGAACTCCCTGTGGCGGCTCTCTCTTGGAGTGAAAGACGtgcgcgagaagcagaagctGAAAGCAAACTGCTTCAGCGCTTCCCGTgcgtcgttttcgtcctGGACATTTCGACTGCGGCCCTGAGATCCAATCTCGCAAACAGCtgcttgcatgcgctcgcgGAACTCCTGCGCACGACTCAGGGGACTCTCCGCGTTCAGATCGCGCTCATCCTCTACGCCGATCGCCTGGTCTTCTTCCCGAGAAAGCGCCAGGTCCGTCCGAGACAGTCAGCCGCGGCCCCCCGGGACGATGGAGATGGAAGCTACGGAAGCCAAGAgccgcgcgaaggcgaggcgacgctccCGGGGCAAACGGGGCCCGCcgcgggcgacgcaggagacactcACGCTCAGACAGACGCGAAGCCGGGAAAAATTCAg GCGGTGTTTGTCTCCGATGTTGACGATCCGTTCATGCCTGCGCCGATCGacctcctctttttctctcctcatcAGTACCCAGAA CTTTTGGCCCTTCTCGAGGAGCTGCCGAAGCTTCTGGGCGAACTGAGCGGCGATTCAGGGGATCGGTCAGTTGGAAACGCCGCGCTTCGAGCAGCCGTCGATCTCGTTTGTGATCGAGGGGCAGGAGGGATGGTGGAGATCTTTTACGCCTCTCCGCCGAATCATG GCGTCGGGGCTCTCAAGACCGATCCAATGGGGAAGGTGACAACTGGAGTAGGCGGCGCCTCCTTTGAGTTTCAGCAA AGAGAATTCTACGAGGGTCTGTTGCGTGACTGCTCGGGAGGCGGTGTCTGCGTGGACGTCCACGCCTACCCGAGCACGCGGAACGCAAAGATGCTTCTGCAGACGCTCGGATCCATCGCCACGCACACCGGCGGCAAGGTGTTTTACCAACACGACTTTTTGTGGAACAG AGACTACAGGCGAATTTACGAGGACTTACACAGGCTGCTGACTTCGCCACTGGCGTTCATGTGCGAGGCGAAACTGCGCACCAGCACGGGCGTCGCTGTCGACAAAATTCTCGCGCCGTTTGGCGGTCCTCGAGTTCTCTACGATCAGACAGCGTTCCGAATTCCGAGAATGGACGCCGACTTGACAGTCGCGTTTTTGTGCAAGCACACGCAACA GCTCGACTCGGTGAagcaggtgtatgtacagttCGTCTGTGCATACACCCCGCTGCAACCCCTGGAATCAGGAAGGTCGTCAGATGCATCGTGTGAAGCGTCTCCGCCACGGCGTTACCTGAGAGTCCACACTCTGTCGATGCCCGTTACattctccctgtcttctctgttccgctTCGCGGAG GTCGAGTCTACTGTGGCTGTTATGGCCCGCCTAGCGGCAAAGATGGTCCTCCACAGCGAAaaagactggagagagaaaacgatgGAACCTCTCGTGGCCATACTCCACGCGTACAGAGCGAAC tGCGCTTCGACCTCTTCGGCGGGCCAGCTTATCCTTCCCGACTCCCTCAAACTCCTCCCCATCTACATCATGGCGCTCTTCAAGCATGCG GCCTTCCGGTCCTCGGAAGTCCGCGAAGATGAACGCATTTGGCATTTGGTCCGCTTCATGGGTTTGCCAGTGCACGCGTACCCTAGCTTGCTCTaccctcgcgtcttcccgaTTCATCGCTCCTacctcgagaaggcgcgagagaagaagatgctGCAGCGG gctgGACTTCCAACAGGAGTCGGTGACAACGTTTACCTGCCTGACTCTCTCGCCGCTACAGGAGTTAAGATTTCTTCAGAtggtgtcttcctctgcgatGTCGGAaccgcgctcttcctctaCGTTGGCCAGCATGTGAAGCCGGAATATCTCGCTGCA CTGTTTGGAGACGGTGCCGTGGTGACCGAGGAGAACGCGCCTTTTCTGCAACTGCGCACAGACGGAGACTCCGCCGGAA
- a CDS encoding putative DNA topoisomerase III alpha, whose product MKGDRLTVLNVAEKPSVAKEASRLLAGAYQNAPSQSRFNPVHQFEFSLQNRSCTMLFTSVRGHLMSLEFASAYQNWNTTPPEDLYSAPVEKSISQDAGDVQKNLVDLAKKAQWLVLWLDCDREGENIAFEVLSVCSKANSRLKVFRAVFSALTKADLERACRSLQAPDRNQSDAVDTRSEIDLRIGASFTRFLTMRYRTRVKLPSPTISYGPCQSPTLGFVVSRFVEVENFVREAYWTIRVTINKLDDEKGPNAPPLSVDFTWDRQRLFDQLAVLVLYEMCLENPVATVTDVRGTERTKPRPVPLCTVELHKMASRKLRMSSAQCMSIAESLYQRGIISYPRTETEVFSPTMDLLALIRVHTGSTAWGAYAQKLVEGDFLWPRDGARDDKAHPPIHPLKLMQRSEFEKEDEWKTKVNSGGLCTRLQLYEFITRHFLACCRGRISRHRPHRARETMAGGLSLRAVFLFDIQWICVWTVYAYIYIYININRRVNRHSCCWAHRRWMLCVPRTQGIPSLGTFLLFIFSHGLQNGIGTDATMHDHIRTIQDRHYCYKNENMQFVPTDLGVALYQGFKRLAEVSGVDLSLPDLRARMEADMALVARGAKTKQEVLDIHLSEMRRVFLLLKAHAAHMDREMRFRLGGLEESVGRDGVTLVANFSECGKCRAPMDLKASGGPRGDGSEPGGRWGSAARTRRAPSDYSRFARGSHRVAKPCFFSPPKATWRRTQSDAPTAVFRSNPLPVCRMAERCTAAPREDRDIAQERRSKPSRNLHKRYSKRFVTTFAFLTSINVSTGGREGMWNLKTKRSIGAFFPILVTSSRATLLGAPEHRNKSRREGKCTNFFHLSPGSAGLLCTLPKCQSGHSVKFSIRY is encoded by the exons ATGAAAGGAGATCGCCTCACTGTGTTAAACGTGGCGGAAAAGCCGTCAGTCGCAAAGGAGGCTTCGCGCCTGCTGGCTGGCGCTTACCAGAAT GCACCGTCGCAGAGCCGATTCAATCCTGTTCACCAATTCGAGTTCTCGCTGCAAAACCGTAGCTGCACAATGCTCTTCACTTCCGTCAGAGG GCACCTCATGAGTCTCGAGTTCGCGTCCGCCTACCAGAACTGGAATACGACGCCCCCTGAAGATCTCTACAGCG CTCCGGTGGAGAAAAGCATCTCTCAGGACGCTGGCGACGTCCAGAAAAACCTCGTCGATTTGGCGAAGAA AGCGCAATGGCTCGTCCTTTGGCTGGActgcgacagagagggcgaaaacATCGCGTTCGAG gtcctctctgtgtgctcgAAGGCCAACTCGAGGCTGAAGGTTTTTCGCGCGGTCTTCTCCGCGCTGACAA AGGCAGACTTGGAGCGCGCCTGTCGctcgctgcaggcgccggATCGAAATCAGTCAGAC GCAGTTGACACTCGGTCAGAGATTGATCTACGCATAG GCGCGTCGTTCACTCGCTTCCTCACGATGCGCTATCGCACTCGCGTCAAGCTCCCGTCGCCCACGATCAG CTACGGCCCTTGCCAAAGTCCAACGCTTGGATTCGTCGTCAGTCG GTTCGTGGAAGTGGAAAACTTTGTGAGGGAGGCTTACTGGACGATCCGCGTCACGATTAACAA ACTggacgacgagaaggggCCGAACGCGCCGCCGCTTTCTGTCGACTTCACGTGGGATCGGCAGCGACTCTTTGACCA GCTGGCCGTGCTTGTCCTCTACGAGATGTGCTTGGAGAACCCCGTCGCGACGGTGACAGACGTTCGGGGGACGGAGCGAACCAAGCCACGCCCTGTACCTCTGT gCACGGTCGAGCTCCACAAGATGGCGAGTCGGAAGCTGCGGATGTCGTCTGCGCA GTGCATGTCAATCGCAGAAAGTCTTTACCAGCGTGGCATCATCAG CTATCCACGTACAGAGACAGAAGTTTTCTCGCCGACTATGGATCTTCTCGCCCTCATTCGAGTCCACACAGGGAGCACGGCGTGGGGCGCGTACGCTCAAAAGCTGGTCGAGG GCGACTTCCTGTGGCCTCGCGACGGAGCTCGAGACGACAAG GCACATCCTCCGATTCATCCGCTGAAACTTATGCAGAG GTCGGAGTTTGAGAAGGAGGACGAGTGGAAG ACAAAAGTGAACAGCGGGGGTTTGTGCACGCGCTTGCAGCTCTACGAATTCATCACGCGCcacttcctcgcctgctgtAG GGGAAGGATTTCACGCCACCGGCCTCACCGTGCTCGAGAGACGATGGCTGGAGGCTTATCCCTACGAGCAGTG TTCCTCTTTGACATCCAGTGGATATGCGTTTGGACTGT gtatgcatatatatatatatatataaacataaATCGGCGTGTTAATCGCCACTCTTGCTGTTGGGCACATCGCCGTTGGATGCTGTGTGTTCCGCGCACTCAAGGCATCCCCAGCCTTGGCACCTTTCTGCTTTTCATTTTCTCCCATGGCCTTCAGAATGGAATTGGGACTGACGCCACAATGCATGATCACATTCGGACAATCCAG gatcGGCACTACTGCTACAAGAATGAGAATATGCAGTTCGTGCCCACAGACCTTGGCGTTGCTCTGTATCAG GGGTTCAAAAGACTTGCCGAAGTGTCGGGCGTCGACCTATCGTTG CCAGATCTCCGCGCTCGCATGGAGGCGGACATGGCCCTCGTGGCCCGCGGGGCGAAAACCAAG CAAGAAGTCCTCGACATCCACCTATCGGAAATGCGGCGCGTGTTTCTGCTCCTCAAAGCGCACGCCGCGCACATGGACAGAGAAATGCGGTTCCGGCTCGGCGGACTCGAAGAGAGCGTGGGGAGGGACGGCGTCACCCTGGTCGCGAATTTCTCCGAATGTGGGAAATGCCGCGCCCCCATGGACCTCAAG GCGTCGGGTGGTCCCCGTGGCGACGGGAGCGAACCCGGTGGCAGGTGG GGgtcggcggcgaggacgaggcgggcGCCATCCGACTACAGCAG GTTTGCACGAGGCTCTCACAGGGTTGCCAAAccgtgcttcttctcccccccaAAGGCGACCTGGCGCCGCACGCAGTCCGATGCGCCTACTGCAGTTTTCAG GTCCAATCCTCTCCCGGTGTGCCGCATGGCGGAGCGATGCACAGCGGCCCCTAGAGAGGACCGCGACATTGCCCAGGAGAGACGATCGAAGCCGTCTAGAAACTTGCAT AAGCGTTATTCCAAAAGGTTCGTGACGACCTTTGCTTTTCTGACCAGCATCAATGTGTCGACAGGTGGCCGGGAAGGTATGTGGAATCTCAAGACAAAACGCAGCATAGGTGCCTTTTTTCCAATTTTGGTGACTTCTTCACGCGCCACGCT